Proteins from a genomic interval of Salinarchaeum sp. Harcht-Bsk1:
- a CDS encoding dihydroneopterin aldolase family protein: MTEPTDAERAAFEAGIKFGALYHQFAGTPVSPESAESLATAMAESIENQPFCENVEVQPLEERIERAVAGLNPLDETADPASSDAGSESPDAGPLDAEEPAGDATDEADYTELTGTLFDAIVEVERADTKVRAEMATEGDYPLMSLVDVERE, encoded by the coding sequence ATGACCGAGCCCACGGACGCCGAACGGGCCGCCTTCGAGGCGGGCATCAAGTTCGGCGCGCTCTACCACCAGTTCGCGGGGACGCCGGTGAGCCCCGAGAGCGCGGAGAGCCTGGCCACGGCGATGGCGGAGTCGATCGAGAACCAGCCGTTCTGTGAGAACGTCGAGGTCCAGCCACTGGAGGAGCGAATCGAACGCGCCGTCGCCGGCCTGAATCCCCTCGACGAGACGGCCGATCCGGCGAGCAGCGATGCCGGTTCGGAATCTCCCGACGCAGGACCGCTCGACGCCGAGGAACCCGCCGGCGACGCGACCGACGAGGCCGACTACACCGAACTCACGGGAACCCTCTTCGACGCCATCGTCGAGGTCGAGCGGGCCGACACGAAGGTCCGGGCCGAGATGGCGACGGAGGGCGACTACCCGCTGATGTCGCTGGTGGACGTCGAGCGGGAGTGA
- the azf gene encoding NAD-dependent glucose-6-phosphate dehydrogenase Azf: protein MDEPVVLTGAGGRVGAAILEGIGEDYDWRLFYHSHPDEVLADGEVIVGDVVEEEKVRDLVEGAGAVIHLAGDPRPEAPWDSVLENNIHGTKVIMEAAADAGVEKFVYASSNHAVGAFETSERTPEMYRPGDDFRLDGTELPRPSNLYGVSKATGEILGRYYYDHSEMDVCSIRIGNLTRNHPPKEYERGQAMWLSYRDCAHLFERSLEADYGHAIVYGISDNERKYYSLEGAREILGYEPQDDSADFTFEGEPIEE from the coding sequence ATGGACGAACCGGTCGTACTGACGGGGGCAGGTGGTCGCGTAGGTGCGGCCATTCTGGAGGGGATCGGCGAGGACTACGACTGGCGGCTGTTCTACCACAGCCACCCTGACGAGGTGCTCGCCGACGGCGAGGTGATCGTCGGCGACGTCGTCGAGGAGGAGAAGGTCCGGGACCTCGTCGAGGGCGCCGGCGCCGTCATCCACCTCGCGGGCGACCCCCGGCCGGAAGCGCCGTGGGACAGCGTCCTCGAGAACAACATCCACGGCACGAAGGTGATCATGGAGGCGGCCGCCGACGCGGGCGTCGAGAAGTTCGTCTACGCCTCCTCGAACCACGCCGTCGGCGCCTTCGAGACGAGCGAGCGAACGCCCGAGATGTACCGCCCGGGGGACGACTTCCGGCTCGACGGTACAGAGCTCCCACGCCCTTCGAACCTCTACGGCGTCTCCAAGGCTACCGGCGAGATCCTGGGCCGCTACTACTACGACCACTCCGAGATGGACGTCTGCTCCATCCGGATCGGGAACCTCACCAGGAACCACCCGCCGAAGGAGTACGAGCGCGGCCAGGCGATGTGGCTCTCCTACCGCGACTGCGCGCACCTCTTCGAGCGGAGTCTCGAGGCCGACTACGGGCACGCGATCGTTTACGGCATCTCCGACAACGAGCGGAAGTACTACTCGCTGGAGGGCGCGCGGGAGATCCTGGGGTACGAACCCCAGGACGACTCGGCCGATTTCACGTTCGAGGGCGAGCCGATCGAGGAGTGA